The following proteins are co-located in the Desulfoscipio sp. XC116 genome:
- a CDS encoding carboxymuconolactone decarboxylase family protein: MSRLPVLSLEKMPEKTRDMVTGGKSELSGLNINRMVAHAEKSARHFMRLGNSLLTQAKLDARLRELTILRVAALCRSHYEWYQHEIIARQAGVPDEQITAVRNKLDNPVFNDLEKAVLQYTDEVTLNVKSTDQTFNELAKTLSRRELVELTMTIGFYNLVARILENTEVEIEK, encoded by the coding sequence ATGTCAAGATTACCTGTGCTTTCTTTGGAAAAAATGCCGGAAAAAACGCGCGACATGGTAACGGGGGGAAAATCAGAGCTCAGCGGCTTAAATATTAATCGGATGGTGGCGCATGCCGAAAAAAGCGCCCGGCACTTTATGAGACTGGGCAATTCCTTACTTACCCAGGCCAAGCTGGACGCCAGGCTCAGGGAATTAACCATCCTACGGGTGGCCGCTCTTTGCCGCTCACATTACGAGTGGTACCAGCATGAAATTATAGCCAGACAGGCAGGGGTGCCTGATGAACAAATCACTGCGGTAAGAAATAAATTGGACAACCCGGTTTTTAACGATCTGGAAAAAGCAGTTCTTCAATACACGGATGAAGTGACTCTGAACGTCAAGTCCACCGACCAAACCTTTAATGAGCTTGCTAAAACCCTCAGCCGCCGGGAACTGGTCGAGCTGACCATGACCATCGGTTTTTATAATCTGGTGGCCAGAATTTTAGAAAATACCGAGGTGGAAATAGAAAAATAA
- a CDS encoding transposase, whose translation MGVFDTDARPIRRGKAKVTTEFGHKVLIQEVENKIISNYAVYQGNPSDDTLLEDDVDKHEQTLGQTPKEVATDRGFGSKANEQMLKDKGVKRISLPYKSKKSAVRKAHEKQPWFKRLQRWRAGGETTISVLKRKYGLGRSLFRGTSGTKCWVGNSIFAYNLTKLARLSMV comes from the coding sequence GTGGGTGTTTTCGATACAGATGCTCGCCCGATTCGTCGGGGCAAGGCTAAGGTAACCACAGAGTTTGGCCACAAAGTTCTAATTCAAGAAGTAGAAAACAAAATTATCAGTAATTATGCTGTATACCAAGGCAATCCCAGCGACGATACACTCCTTGAAGATGATGTTGACAAACACGAGCAGACTTTGGGGCAAACACCCAAAGAAGTGGCTACAGACCGTGGCTTCGGTAGCAAAGCCAATGAACAGATGCTAAAGGATAAAGGCGTTAAAAGAATTAGCTTACCTTACAAGAGCAAGAAAAGTGCTGTCAGAAAAGCTCACGAAAAGCAACCTTGGTTTAAACGACTTCAGCGCTGGCGTGCGGGCGGTGAGACTACTATAAGTGTCCTTAAACGCAAGTACGGACTAGGCCGAAGTCTGTTTAGGGGTACGTCTGGCACAAAATGCTGGGTTGGGAACTCAATATTTGCATATAACCTGACCAAATTAGCCAGGTTGAGCATGGTGTAG